Proteins encoded by one window of Carassius auratus strain Wakin chromosome 8, ASM336829v1, whole genome shotgun sequence:
- the LOC113107534 gene encoding leiomodin-1-like isoform X1, which produces MSRLKVSESQGSEESDTELLLETLSPDEVEELVRELVYIEPDPNVPVGLIQRNQTDKLPSRGYDRDAMLDYCERETKKLIRRELSAEGGDGKRRDRLRRMRSREFSRSPSDDPLDTESRNTESEKDQDRAREMEDDSKNVSNEDKKGKEKRGEEEKREKERIGNKTESGKELSRKDRGSSKTLDLISKLQEKKDDTKERGRKEGKKISENSKIRGLVSKLQETEDRKVKDNRADVKKQYESRNKTIEDPKNNRAEGRVNIKDGGTEGKKSRSGKIEEISRRERVEEDEKHHSQRDTTRAQKESEKEENNKVKISTISSHKTSLNSYSTDDRSVTTEEDESFSEDVDSDTGSSMFEDLVEQVLSNDPELTELNVNNSDAIKRDTLIQFAEGLRSNTHIKTFCLANTRADDHVAFAIAGTLRDNSTLTSINLDSNHLTGKGILAIINSLQHNSTLMELRFHNQRHICGGKTEMEMARVLRDNSSLLKLGYHFELAGPRMTMTNILSRNMDRKRQQRLEAQKLTRQETMSRPCDVKSSPEKNKLTISSIKTRKNDSKFAALSKFTSDQETPKAPPTKSPSRPLPSEVPGKKEGATGSRQAPPPPPPGPALDVQALRRSLTPISQKKPDGSAAVRQTDRSSRDQLLDSIRNCSMNALKKVTRTSHFISTHAST; this is translated from the exons ATGTCCAGACTAAAGGTCTCAGAGAGTCAGGGGAGCGAGGAGTCGGACACGGAGCTGCTGCTCGAGACGCTCTCTCCGGATGAGGTGGAGGAGCTCGTGCGGGAGCTCGTTTACATCGAACCAGACCCGAATGTACCGGTGGGACTCATTCAGCGGAACCAGACCGACAAACTGCCATCCAGAGGATATGACAGAGACGCTATGCTGGACTACTGTGAGCGGGAGACCAAGAAACTTATCCGGAGAGAGCTGAGCGCAGAG GGAGGGGATGGCAAAAGGAGAGATCGACTCCGCAGGATGAGGAGCAGAGAGTTTTCCAGGTCACCGAGTGACGATCCTCTTGACACGGAGAGCAGAAATACTGAGAGCGAAAAAGATCAGGATAGAGCAAGAGAAATGGAGGATGACTCTAAAAATGTATCTAATGAAGACAAAAAAGGCAAAGAGAAGAGAggggaggaggagaagagagaaaaagagaggataGGTAATAAGACAGAAAGTGGAAAGGAGCTTTCTAGAAAAGATAGAGGAAGCAGCAAAACTCTTGACCTCATATCTAAACTGCAAGAGAAAAAAGATGATACAAAAGAAAGAGGGAGaaaggaggggaaaaaaatcagtgaAAACTCCAAAATACGAGGGTTGGTCTCCAAACTACAAGAAACAGAAGATCGAAAAGTAAAAGACAATAGGGCAGATGTCAAGAAACAATATGAAAGCAGAAATAAAACCATAGAAGATCCAAAGAACAACAGAGCAGAAGGAAGAGTAAACATTAAAGATGGAGGAACAGAGGGAAAGAAAAGCAGATCTGGAAAAATAGAAGAAATAAGCAGAAGAGAGAGGGTAGAGGAGGATGAGAAACATCACTCACAGAGAGATACAACCAGAGCACAGAAAGAGagtgaaaaagaagaaaacaacaagGTGAAAATATCTACCATTTCCAGCCATAAAACCTCATTGAACTCTTATAGCACGGATGACCGTTCTGTTACCACTGAGGAGGACGAGTCTTTTAGTGAAGATGTTGACAGTGACACTGGCTCCAGCATGTTTGAGGACCTTGTGGAGCAGGTTCTCAGCAATGACCCTGAACTAACAGAGCTCAACGTCAATAATTCAGACGCCATTAAGAGAGACACCCTGATACAGTTTGCAGAGGGTCTTCGCAGCAACACTCACATCAAAACCTTCTGCCTTGCAAACACAAGAGCGGATGATCATGTTGCGTTTGCCATCGCCGGAACCCTACGAGATAACTCCACCCTGACCAGCATCAACCTCGACTCGAATCATTTGACAGGCAAAGGCATCCTGGCCATCATCAACTCTCTCCAGCACAACAGCACGCTTATGGAGCTGAGGTTTCATAACCAGAGACACATCTGCGGAGGGAAGACGGAAATGGAGATGGCCAGAGTCTTACGGGACAACTCTTCACTGCTGAAGCTGGGGTATCACTTTGAGCTGGCCGGGCCCAGGATGACCATGACCAACATCTTGAGCCGAAACATGGACAGGAAGAGGCAGCAGCGGCTAGAAGCGCAAAAACTCACCAGACAGGAGACTATGTCCAGGCCATGTGATGTTAAGAGCTCACCTGAGAAGAATAAGCTGACAATATCGTCCATCAAGACTCGTAAGAACGACTCTAAATTTGCTGCCCTCTCAAAATTCACTTCTGATCAGGAAACTCCAAAAGCTCCTCCCACTAAGTCACCGTCTAGACCCCTCCCATCTGAGGTACCTGGGAAGAAAGAAGGGGCAACAGGAAGTCGTCAAGCTCCTCCTCCACCCCCTCCTGGCCCAGCGTTAGATGTTCAGGCCCTGAGGAGGTCGCTGACCCCAATCTCTCAGAAGAAACCAGACGGCAGTGCAGCTGTCCGACAGACGGACAGGAGCTCCAGAGATCAGCTACTGGACTCTATCAGAAACTGCAGTATGAATGCTCTCAAAAAGGTGACACGGACATCACATTTCATTTCTACACATGCCAGTACATGA
- the LOC113107534 gene encoding leiomodin-1-like isoform X2 produces MSRLKVSESQGSEESDTELLLETLSPDEVEELVRELVYIEPDPNVPVGLIQRNQTDKLPSRGYDRDAMLDYCERETKKLIRRELSAEGGDGKRRDRLRRMRSREFSRSPSDDPLDTESRNTESEKDQDRAREMEDDSKNVSNEDKKGKEKRGEEEKREKERIGNKTESGKELSRKDRGSSKTLDLISKLQEKKDDTKERGRKEGKKISENSKIRGLVSKLQETEDRKVKDNRADVKKQYESRNKTIEDPKNNRAEGRVNIKDGGTEGKKSRSGKIEEISRRERVEEDEKHHSQRDTTRAQKESEKEENNKVKISTISSHKTSLNSYSTDDRSVTTEEDESFSEDVDSDTGSSMFEDLVEQVLSNDPELTELNVNNSDAIKRDTLIQFAEGLRSNTHIKTFCLANTRADDHVAFAIAGTLRDNSTLTSINLDSNHLTGKGILAIINSLQHNSTLMELRFHNQRHICGGKTEMEMARVLRDNSSLLKLGYHFELAGPRMTMTNILSRNMDRKRQQRLEAQKLTRQETMSRPCDVKSSPEKNKLTISSIKTRKNDSKFAALSKFTSDQETPKAPPTKSPSRPLPSEVPGKKEGATGSRQAPPPPPPGPALDVQALRRSLTPISQKKPDGSAAVRQTDRSSRDQLLDSIRNCSMNALKKVEIPKRLR; encoded by the exons ATGTCCAGACTAAAGGTCTCAGAGAGTCAGGGGAGCGAGGAGTCGGACACGGAGCTGCTGCTCGAGACGCTCTCTCCGGATGAGGTGGAGGAGCTCGTGCGGGAGCTCGTTTACATCGAACCAGACCCGAATGTACCGGTGGGACTCATTCAGCGGAACCAGACCGACAAACTGCCATCCAGAGGATATGACAGAGACGCTATGCTGGACTACTGTGAGCGGGAGACCAAGAAACTTATCCGGAGAGAGCTGAGCGCAGAG GGAGGGGATGGCAAAAGGAGAGATCGACTCCGCAGGATGAGGAGCAGAGAGTTTTCCAGGTCACCGAGTGACGATCCTCTTGACACGGAGAGCAGAAATACTGAGAGCGAAAAAGATCAGGATAGAGCAAGAGAAATGGAGGATGACTCTAAAAATGTATCTAATGAAGACAAAAAAGGCAAAGAGAAGAGAggggaggaggagaagagagaaaaagagaggataGGTAATAAGACAGAAAGTGGAAAGGAGCTTTCTAGAAAAGATAGAGGAAGCAGCAAAACTCTTGACCTCATATCTAAACTGCAAGAGAAAAAAGATGATACAAAAGAAAGAGGGAGaaaggaggggaaaaaaatcagtgaAAACTCCAAAATACGAGGGTTGGTCTCCAAACTACAAGAAACAGAAGATCGAAAAGTAAAAGACAATAGGGCAGATGTCAAGAAACAATATGAAAGCAGAAATAAAACCATAGAAGATCCAAAGAACAACAGAGCAGAAGGAAGAGTAAACATTAAAGATGGAGGAACAGAGGGAAAGAAAAGCAGATCTGGAAAAATAGAAGAAATAAGCAGAAGAGAGAGGGTAGAGGAGGATGAGAAACATCACTCACAGAGAGATACAACCAGAGCACAGAAAGAGagtgaaaaagaagaaaacaacaagGTGAAAATATCTACCATTTCCAGCCATAAAACCTCATTGAACTCTTATAGCACGGATGACCGTTCTGTTACCACTGAGGAGGACGAGTCTTTTAGTGAAGATGTTGACAGTGACACTGGCTCCAGCATGTTTGAGGACCTTGTGGAGCAGGTTCTCAGCAATGACCCTGAACTAACAGAGCTCAACGTCAATAATTCAGACGCCATTAAGAGAGACACCCTGATACAGTTTGCAGAGGGTCTTCGCAGCAACACTCACATCAAAACCTTCTGCCTTGCAAACACAAGAGCGGATGATCATGTTGCGTTTGCCATCGCCGGAACCCTACGAGATAACTCCACCCTGACCAGCATCAACCTCGACTCGAATCATTTGACAGGCAAAGGCATCCTGGCCATCATCAACTCTCTCCAGCACAACAGCACGCTTATGGAGCTGAGGTTTCATAACCAGAGACACATCTGCGGAGGGAAGACGGAAATGGAGATGGCCAGAGTCTTACGGGACAACTCTTCACTGCTGAAGCTGGGGTATCACTTTGAGCTGGCCGGGCCCAGGATGACCATGACCAACATCTTGAGCCGAAACATGGACAGGAAGAGGCAGCAGCGGCTAGAAGCGCAAAAACTCACCAGACAGGAGACTATGTCCAGGCCATGTGATGTTAAGAGCTCACCTGAGAAGAATAAGCTGACAATATCGTCCATCAAGACTCGTAAGAACGACTCTAAATTTGCTGCCCTCTCAAAATTCACTTCTGATCAGGAAACTCCAAAAGCTCCTCCCACTAAGTCACCGTCTAGACCCCTCCCATCTGAGGTACCTGGGAAGAAAGAAGGGGCAACAGGAAGTCGTCAAGCTCCTCCTCCACCCCCTCCTGGCCCAGCGTTAGATGTTCAGGCCCTGAGGAGGTCGCTGACCCCAATCTCTCAGAAGAAACCAGACGGCAGTGCAGCTGTCCGACAGACGGACAGGAGCTCCAGAGATCAGCTACTGGACTCTATCAGAAACTGCAGTATGAATGCTCTCAAAAAG GTTGAGATCCCCAAGCGGTTGAGATAG
- the LOC113107532 gene encoding tubulin alpha-8 chain-like — MRECISIHVGQAGVQIGNACWELYCLEHGIQPDGNMPSDKVISKRDDSFSTFFSETGSGKHVPRSVFVDLEPSVIDEVRTGTYRQLFHPEQLISGKEDAANNYARGHYTVGKEIIDIVLERVRKLTDQCTGLQGFLIFHSFGGGTGSGFTSLLMERLSVDYGKKSKLEFAIYPAPQVSTAVVEPYNSILTTHTTLEHSDCAFMVDNEAIYDICRRNLDIERPSYTNLNRLIGQIVSSITASLRFDGALNVDLTEFQTNLVPYPRIHFPLVTYSPIISAEKAYHEQLSVSEITSACFEPSNQMVKCDPRHGKYMACCMLYRGDVVPKDVNAAIANIKTKRSIQFVDWCPTGFKVGINYQPPTVVPGGDLAKVQRAVCMLSNTTAIAEAWARLDHKFDLMYAKRAFVHWYVGEGMEEGEFSEAREDLAALEKDYEEVGTESVEDEEEGEEY; from the exons CGTGAGTGCATCTCCATACATGTGGGCCAGGCCGGAGTACAGATtggcaatgcatgctgggagttgtATTGCCTGGAGCATGGCATCCAGCCTGATGGCAATATGCCGAGTGATAAGGTCATTAGTAAAAGAGACGACTCCTTCAGCACTTTCTTCAGTGAGACTGGCTCTGGGAAGCATGTGCCACGATCGGTGTTTGTGGATCTGGAGCCTTCAGTCATTG ATGAGGTCAGGACTGGGACCTACAGACAGCTGTTTCACCCAGAGCAGCTCATCTCTGGGAAAGAAGACGCAGCAAACAATTACGCCCGCGGCCATTACACCGTTGGCAAGGAAATCATTGATATAGTGCTGGAGCGTGTCCGGAAACTG acAGACCAGTGCACTGGTCTCCAGGGTTTCCTTATTTTCCACAGTTTTGGTGGAGGCACTGGCTCTGGTTTCACCTCCCTGCTGATGGAACGTCTCTCAGTTGACTACGGCAAGAAGTCCAAGCTCGAGTTTGCCATCTATCCTGCTCCTCAGGTCTCCACTGCTGTGGTTGAGCCATACAACTCCATCCTAACCACCCACACCACCCTAGAGCACTCTGACTGTGCCTTCATGGTAGATAACGAGGCTATCTACGACATCTGCCGCAGAAATCTCGACATCGAGCGTCCCTCCTACACCAATCTCAACCGTCTCATCGGCCAGATTGTGTCCTCCATTACCGCTTCCCTGCGCTTTGATGGTGCCCTTAATGTTGATCTGACCGAGTTCCAGACCAACTTGGTGCCATATCCCAGAATCCACTTCCCCCTGGTCACATACTCTCCCATCATCTCTGCTGAAAAGGCTTACCATGAGCAGCTGTCTGTGTCTGAGATCACCAGCGCCTGCTTTGAGCCATCTAAtcagatggtgaagtgtgacccCCGGCATGGGAAGTACATGGCCTGCTGTATGCTGTATCGTGGTGATGTCGTTCCCAAAGATGTGAATGCTGCTATTGCCAACATTAAGACCAAACGCTCCATCCAGTTTGTGGACTGGTGCCCAACTGGATTCAAG gttggCATCAATTACCAGCCACCTACAGTGGTCCCCGGTGGAGACTTGGCCAAGGTACAGAGAGCTGTGTGCATGCTGAGCAACACCACTGCTATTGCCGAGGCCTGGGCCCGTCTGGACCACAAGTTTGATCTGATGTACGCCAAGCGTGCCTTCGTTCACTGGTATGTCGGAGAAGGAATGGAAGAGGGAGAGTTCTCCGAGGCCAGAGAGGATCTTGCTGCACTGGAGAAAGATTATGAGGAGGTTGGCACGGAGTCtgtggaggatgaagaggagggaGAGGAGTATTAA